The following coding sequences lie in one Elusimicrobiota bacterium genomic window:
- a CDS encoding arginine decarboxylase: TFLAGKTKRIPLSHSAGYISAQSLTPYPPGIPILIPGERITPEIREYLLDLSEKDIRVSGQETDTLKTIKVVAIK, translated from the coding sequence AACGTTTCTCGCGGGTAAGACTAAGCGTATACCGTTATCGCATTCAGCAGGGTATATCAGCGCACAGTCGTTAACGCCTTACCCTCCCGGGATTCCTATACTGATCCCTGGGGAACGTATTACTCCGGAGATACGCGAGTACCTCCTGGATTTGTCAGAAAAGGATATACGGGTAAGCGGGCAGGAAACTGATACTTTAAAGACAATTAAAGTTGTTGCTATAAAAT